The window TGATGTTGTGGAAGATAGACGAAATCATCGCCTACGTATCCACTTTTTTTATGTTGAAAAAGGGCGATATCATTTTTACCGGAACGCCTGCCGGTGTTGGTAAAGTAAGCCCAAATGACTACCTTGTCGGTGCTTTGGAAGGAGAACAACTTTTTGACATTAATGTAAGATAATGATATACAACCTCGATAAAATCAATGAAATGGCAGAAGGAGATGAAGATTTCATCGTTTCCGTTGTTTCTGTGTTTTTGGAAGAAGTCCCTGAGGATTTGGAAGGCTTGGAAAAAGCCATCAACAATAAAGACTACGAAAATATTTACAAACTGGCCCATAAGATAAAGCCGAATGTGGATATTTTGGGCATGGAGCAGACACGTGCCAAGGCTCTTGAAATAGAAACCTTGGGGAAAACTGCGGGCAGTATGTCGGAAATCGAGGAAAAATTTCCGATTCTTAAAAGGGATGTGCTGCAAGTAGTTGCCGAGCTTAAAAATGATTTTGACCTTTAGATGCAAGCCGAGATCATCACCATTGGGGATGAAATCCTCATCGGGCAGATTGTGGACTCCAACTCGGCGTTTATTGCCAAGGAACTGAATAAAATAGGGGTTTCTGTCTATCAAATCACTTCGATTCAAGA is drawn from Flagellimonas sp. MMG031 and contains these coding sequences:
- a CDS encoding Hpt domain-containing protein; protein product: MIYNLDKINEMAEGDEDFIVSVVSVFLEEVPEDLEGLEKAINNKDYENIYKLAHKIKPNVDILGMEQTRAKALEIETLGKTAGSMSEIEEKFPILKRDVLQVVAELKNDFDL